From Phaeocystidibacter marisrubri, the proteins below share one genomic window:
- a CDS encoding MerR family transcriptional regulator: protein MESKYSIKDLERLTGVKAHTIRVWEQRYNVVCPARTDTNIRLYCDSDLKRLLNVSTLVHNGMKISKVAELSDAERNALVLDSSKYNGNYESQVNGLKIAMLDFNELMFDRILTNSIAQIGSEETFSKVVGSFIQQVGLLWQTNTISLVHEHFASNLIKQKLFVAIDSVFSMNQSDYSKTLVLYLPSGELHELGLLYLNFILRNAGHRVVFLGQSVPIDYLKEVVVRMKADGLVSVFTTTPCSSDLDTYFKSAVDLLDGRDLKWFITGQQIREYDASRLDERFVLTPDIASLKKALFEKLSV, encoded by the coding sequence ATGGAGAGTAAGTACTCAATAAAAGACTTAGAGCGATTAACAGGAGTTAAAGCGCACACCATACGTGTGTGGGAACAGCGCTACAACGTAGTTTGTCCGGCACGGACAGATACCAATATTCGACTCTATTGCGACAGTGATCTCAAACGTTTGTTGAACGTTTCAACGCTCGTACATAATGGGATGAAGATCTCCAAGGTTGCAGAACTTTCTGACGCTGAGAGAAATGCACTTGTGCTTGACTCGTCGAAATACAATGGTAATTACGAGAGCCAAGTAAACGGTCTTAAAATAGCCATGCTTGATTTTAACGAGCTTATGTTTGATAGAATCTTGACGAATAGCATCGCTCAGATTGGGTCTGAAGAGACTTTCTCGAAAGTAGTCGGATCATTCATTCAACAAGTTGGTTTGCTATGGCAAACGAATACAATCAGTTTGGTTCACGAGCATTTTGCTTCTAATCTCATCAAGCAAAAGCTGTTTGTGGCGATTGATTCTGTATTCTCTATGAACCAATCAGACTATTCAAAAACTCTAGTTCTTTATCTACCATCGGGTGAGCTTCACGAACTCGGTTTGCTCTATCTTAACTTCATTCTCCGGAATGCAGGGCACAGGGTCGTGTTCCTCGGTCAAAGCGTGCCTATTGATTATTTGAAAGAAGTTGTAGTTCGAATGAAAGCCGATGGTCTCGTGAGTGTTTTTACAACTACTCCATGTTCTTCGGACTTAGATACTTATTTCAAATCGGCCGTTGATTTGCTAGACGGAAGAGATTTGAAATGGTTCATCACTGGACAGCAAATCCGTGAATACGATGCATCTAGACTGGATGAAAGGTTCGTATTGACCCCAGACATTGCCTCTTTGAAGAAGGCCCT